Proteins encoded within one genomic window of Formosa agariphila KMM 3901:
- a CDS encoding FG-GAP-like repeat-containing protein, producing the protein MNRIFILLSIVLLSSCVSKKDDTRKTNFVNVKPDRTGVAFANNIIENDTLNYFQFPFLYMGGGVSIGDINNDGLSDIYFTGNMTSNKLYLNKGNMQFEDITEKANVMGDNRWYTGTTMVDINNDGWLDIYVSVSAKFGNTENQLFINNGDNTFTEKAESYGIADKTASIQSTFFDYDNDGLLDLFVGNYPLVPVSQGNEFYHEKMEINTLEDSGHLYKNNGDNTFTDVTEVSGVKNFGLTLGVVAADFNQDDWQDLYVSNDFNVPDYLYLNNGDGTFKEVVKQATNNISMFGMGADVADFNNDGLLDIMQVDMTPNDYKRSKTNMASMNPTSFYQAVDLGLHYQYMQNSLQLNNGVYNKMPVFSNIARRAGVATTDWSWGTLFADFDNDGFKDIIITNGMKRDVNNNDVNMQYQNETFFGETKNLDYKKYPSHPIDNFVFKNNKDYTFSKVNEDWGISYEGFSNGLSYADLDNDGDLDIVMNNLDDVASVFENKTNNSNYINVTLKGDSTNTLGLGTKIKITTKQGEQLQELTLTRGFQSSVAPNLHFGLGDETTIQKMEVIWPDNKQQILEDIKANQILEVSYADASKMENPISETQHMLDITKQSQVDFKHIENSYNDFDDEPLLPHKNSQFGAGVAVGDVNGDGLEDFFVGNATSSSAVMYIQNTDGKFDVLDGPWQKDALYEDMESLLFDADGDGDLDLYVVNGGNDKNRNEDFYQDRIYINTPNGFVKGEKVLPKITSSGLTVKAGDYNQDGKPDLFVGGRIIPGKYPFAAKSYIIKNNGGIDTDLRFEDVTEKVAPSLSDAGLVTSAIWDDFDRDGNLDLLIAGEWMPIRFFRNNGNTFQEVTKKLGFEKSNGWWYSLEKADVDGDGDLDYLAGNLGLNYKYKASLETPFEVYVNDFDENNSMDIVLTYKKQGTQLPLRGRECSSQQVPAIKSRFKTFESFANANLQEIYGENMLEKALHYQAYTFASCWIENKGNGTFKMHELPMEAQFTSINKFLVFDYNKDEFPDILIAGNLYGSEVETPRNDAGVGLILTGNAQHTFDVVAPSKSNLFVKGDVRGLKSIQIKEDQAFLFSRNNENLQLIKVK; encoded by the coding sequence ATGAATCGTATCTTTATTTTACTATCGATTGTCTTATTATCTTCATGTGTGTCAAAAAAAGATGATACTAGAAAAACCAATTTTGTAAATGTAAAACCAGATCGAACAGGCGTAGCTTTTGCAAATAATATAATAGAAAATGATACCCTGAATTATTTTCAATTTCCATTTCTGTATATGGGAGGTGGGGTGTCTATTGGTGATATTAATAATGATGGATTATCAGATATCTATTTTACTGGTAATATGACATCTAATAAGTTGTATCTCAATAAAGGTAACATGCAATTTGAAGATATTACAGAAAAAGCAAATGTTATGGGAGATAATCGTTGGTATACTGGTACAACGATGGTAGATATTAATAATGATGGATGGTTAGATATTTATGTTTCTGTTTCTGCCAAATTCGGGAATACAGAGAATCAACTTTTTATTAATAATGGAGATAATACATTTACTGAAAAAGCAGAATCTTATGGTATTGCCGATAAAACAGCTTCTATTCAGTCTACTTTTTTCGATTATGATAATGATGGTCTTCTAGATTTATTCGTTGGAAACTACCCTTTGGTTCCTGTGAGTCAGGGTAATGAATTCTATCATGAGAAGATGGAAATAAACACATTAGAAGATTCAGGACATTTATATAAAAATAATGGTGACAATACCTTTACAGATGTAACAGAGGTTTCTGGAGTGAAAAATTTTGGCTTAACACTAGGTGTTGTAGCTGCAGATTTTAACCAAGATGACTGGCAAGATTTATATGTTTCTAATGATTTTAATGTACCAGACTATTTATACTTAAATAATGGAGATGGAACTTTTAAAGAGGTTGTTAAACAAGCCACTAATAATATTTCTATGTTTGGAATGGGTGCTGATGTTGCCGATTTTAATAATGATGGGTTACTAGATATCATGCAAGTTGATATGACTCCTAATGACTATAAACGCTCTAAAACAAATATGGCAAGTATGAATCCTACATCTTTTTATCAGGCTGTAGATTTAGGTTTACACTATCAATATATGCAGAATAGTTTACAGCTCAATAATGGTGTTTATAACAAAATGCCAGTTTTTAGCAATATCGCAAGAAGGGCAGGAGTAGCGACAACAGATTGGAGTTGGGGTACATTATTTGCCGACTTTGATAATGACGGATTTAAGGATATTATCATTACAAATGGGATGAAGAGAGATGTAAACAATAATGATGTGAACATGCAATACCAAAATGAAACATTCTTTGGAGAAACAAAAAACTTAGATTATAAAAAATATCCAAGTCACCCTATCGATAATTTTGTGTTTAAAAATAATAAAGATTATACGTTCTCAAAAGTCAATGAAGATTGGGGTATAAGTTATGAAGGTTTTTCTAATGGACTTTCCTATGCTGATTTGGATAATGATGGTGATTTAGATATTGTTATGAATAACTTAGATGATGTTGCTTCTGTTTTTGAAAATAAGACAAATAATAGCAATTACATCAATGTTACTTTAAAAGGAGATTCTACAAATACGCTTGGCTTAGGAACTAAAATAAAAATCACTACAAAGCAAGGAGAACAATTACAAGAATTAACCCTTACACGAGGATTTCAGTCTAGTGTTGCACCAAATTTACATTTTGGATTAGGAGACGAAACCACTATTCAAAAGATGGAAGTGATTTGGCCAGATAATAAACAACAAATTTTAGAGGATATAAAAGCAAATCAAATTTTAGAAGTTTCTTATGCAGATGCAAGTAAAATGGAAAATCCAATTTCTGAAACACAACACATGTTAGATATCACCAAGCAATCTCAAGTTGATTTTAAACACATAGAAAATTCATATAATGATTTTGATGACGAACCTCTGTTGCCTCATAAAAACTCACAATTTGGTGCTGGTGTTGCAGTTGGAGATGTAAATGGTGATGGGCTAGAGGATTTCTTTGTTGGAAATGCTACAAGCAGTTCTGCTGTAATGTACATTCAAAATACGGATGGAAAATTTGATGTATTGGATGGACCTTGGCAAAAAGATGCACTTTATGAAGATATGGAATCGTTACTATTTGATGCAGATGGAGATGGCGATTTAGATTTATATGTTGTAAATGGTGGTAATGATAAAAATCGGAACGAAGATTTTTACCAAGATAGAATTTATATAAATACACCGAACGGATTTGTAAAGGGTGAAAAGGTCTTGCCAAAAATTACAAGTAGTGGTTTGACTGTAAAAGCAGGAGATTATAATCAAGATGGTAAACCAGACCTTTTTGTTGGAGGCAGAATTATACCAGGTAAGTATCCTTTTGCTGCAAAAAGTTATATCATAAAGAATAATGGTGGTATAGATACAGATTTAAGATTTGAAGATGTAACCGAAAAAGTTGCTCCATCATTAAGCGATGCTGGTTTAGTAACATCTGCAATCTGGGATGATTTTGATAGGGATGGAAATTTAGATTTGTTAATAGCGGGAGAATGGATGCCTATTCGTTTTTTTAGAAACAATGGAAATACCTTTCAAGAAGTAACTAAAAAGTTAGGCTTTGAAAAGTCTAATGGATGGTGGTATAGTCTAGAGAAAGCAGATGTTGATGGCGATGGGGATTTGGATTATTTAGCAGGGAATTTAGGACTGAATTATAAATACAAAGCTAGTTTAGAAACTCCATTTGAAGTATATGTTAACGATTTTGATGAGAATAATAGTATGGATATTGTGTTAACCTATAAAAAACAGGGTACACAATTGCCGCTTAGGGGTAGAGAATGTTCTTCGCAACAAGTACCTGCAATAAAGAGCAGGTTTAAAACTTTTGAATCTTTTGCAAATGCCAATCTTCAAGAAATCTACGGTGAAAACATGTTAGAAAAAGCCTTGCATTATCAAGCTTATACCTTTGCCAGCTGCTGGATAGAGAATAAAGGTAACGGTACTTTTAAAATGCATGAATTACCAATGGAAGCACAATTTACTTCTATAAACAAATTCTTAGTATTTGATTATAATAAGGATGAATTTCCAGATATTTTAATAGCAGGAAATTTATATGGGTCTGAAGTAGAAACTCCTAGGAATGATGCAGGTGTCGGTTTAATTCTTACAGGCAATGCAC
- a CDS encoding RagB/SusD family nutrient uptake outer membrane protein, producing the protein MRNLKITTRLILTVLGIFVLTVSCRDDILDQTNPNAVTPESFWQTEEDATKAIIGAYSPFTNIWYYSRFEIFTSDYRDDVVNGFGTSERTNIGSFNGTSDSNGTFWVWSAMFQGVTRANEVIANVPIIDMDQTVRDNIVGEAYFIRAYNYFGLVNNWLNVPLITTPISEIENPKLIPQANPEDVWEQIESDLKMAQQMLPTTWPSEQIGRATSGAATGLLGKVFLYRKKYDEAVTEFEKVMDGRYHLMDDYAANFTEEYENNAESLFEIQLIADGNQGWGGDNPGLGKGAAYHPDLAPRGYTGQDGMRINNWVLDLFLDEKTVNGEIDPRAYTTLFFNSNETTTYEGKLLSSKTYEGKSYQEVYGNDSNLVWANKFLDIEYGGYVSSQKDGWHQSGNNLRILRYADILLMYAEAQFMLGGSSAPALDAINQVRARVDMPPLNSITMQDISDERVKELSLERTRYFDLLRWDKVVERIVNNPEFKSESAGTSAYKPGREYIDIPQNEIDSNPNFEHNPGY; encoded by the coding sequence ATGAGAAATTTAAAAATAACAACAAGATTAATTTTGACAGTGCTTGGTATTTTTGTACTAACAGTTAGCTGTAGAGATGATATTTTAGATCAAACCAATCCGAATGCAGTGACACCAGAATCGTTTTGGCAAACAGAAGAAGATGCCACTAAAGCAATTATAGGAGCTTATAGTCCATTTACCAATATTTGGTATTATTCTCGATTTGAGATTTTTACATCAGATTATAGAGACGATGTAGTGAATGGTTTTGGAACTTCAGAACGTACAAATATTGGATCTTTTAATGGTACCTCAGACAGTAATGGTACATTTTGGGTTTGGAGTGCTATGTTTCAAGGAGTTACCAGAGCTAACGAAGTTATAGCTAATGTGCCAATTATAGATATGGATCAAACTGTAAGAGATAATATTGTTGGGGAAGCTTATTTTATAAGAGCTTATAATTATTTTGGACTGGTAAACAATTGGTTAAACGTTCCGCTAATTACAACACCAATTAGTGAAATAGAAAATCCTAAATTGATTCCGCAAGCCAACCCTGAAGATGTTTGGGAACAAATTGAATCCGATTTAAAAATGGCACAACAAATGTTACCAACAACGTGGCCATCAGAGCAAATAGGTAGAGCAACATCTGGAGCAGCGACAGGTCTTTTAGGAAAAGTTTTTTTATATAGAAAAAAGTATGACGAAGCAGTAACCGAATTTGAGAAAGTGATGGATGGTAGATACCATTTAATGGATGATTACGCAGCAAATTTTACAGAAGAATATGAAAACAATGCCGAGTCTTTGTTTGAAATTCAATTAATTGCAGATGGAAATCAAGGTTGGGGAGGTGATAACCCAGGTTTAGGAAAAGGAGCCGCCTATCATCCAGATTTAGCTCCTAGAGGCTATACAGGTCAAGATGGGATGCGTATTAATAATTGGGTTCTAGATTTATTTTTAGACGAAAAAACCGTAAATGGTGAAATAGATCCTAGAGCTTATACAACACTGTTTTTTAACAGTAATGAAACAACCACTTATGAAGGTAAATTGTTATCTTCAAAAACATATGAAGGTAAAAGCTATCAAGAAGTATATGGTAACGATAGTAATTTAGTTTGGGCAAATAAATTTTTAGATATAGAGTATGGTGGTTATGTTAGCTCCCAAAAAGATGGATGGCATCAATCTGGAAATAATTTAAGAATTTTAAGATATGCAGATATTCTTTTAATGTATGCAGAGGCTCAATTTATGTTAGGTGGTTCTTCAGCTCCAGCTTTAGATGCTATTAATCAAGTGAGAGCAAGAGTTGACATGCCACCCTTAAATTCTATTACTATGCAGGATATAAGCGATGAAAGAGTAAAAGAGTTAAGTTTAGAGCGTACTAGATATTTTGATTTATTACGTTGGGATAAAGTTGTAGAAAGAATTGTAAATAATCCAGAATTTAAATCGGAAAGTGCAGGTACAAGTGCTTACAAGCCAGGAAGAGAGTATATTGATATTCCACAAAATGAAATTGATTCAAATCCAAATTTCGAGCATAATCCTGGTTATTAA
- a CDS encoding SusC/RagA family TonB-linked outer membrane protein, whose protein sequence is MKNDQSKLLKKSGSLWLLFMVLSISSMYAQQVVTGVVLDENGLGIPGANVIIRGTSNGSSTDFDGNFSLTATSEDVLVFSFLGYVTKEITVGNQTNMQVNLESDVQSLDAVVIVGYGTQKKSDLTGSVGVVDGDDIDKYTYNDASQALQGRMAGVNVQSTGGAPGSGSIVTIRGSGTLSDAGPLYVIDGMLTGSMSSINPADIETISVLKDASASAIYGSRAANGVVIITTKKGKKGSLGIDTDYSYGVQKVINTLDWASASEYAEIVNRARDNDGNPRFPANDTEFNPNYTSDIQNESLRVAPVTNANVRFYGGGENSAFNLSLNHYDQEGVVKESGFERTTIRSNATLTKGKFRLENTIGLTRTVNNPNNYFNKERDLIPTIRTRDDDGNFSGSDIPSGPGSPSFSGYYGVGSAINSLGLAAIEDRTVTRNTVLGNIGATFEIIDGLSYKLNLGLEYYADNNYRFTPEYEFNPASLGNSPYGELNETNTNFLSTLIENTLNYKKVFNKHSLDVLLGYTDQLSNSRSLGAVARNFPSNDIHVASAAQDRVQMPSQDLTKGIQSYFGRLSYTFDSRYLLTATIRRDGSSLFKEDLRWGTFPSIALGWNVSNEKFMEDVDLISNLKLRVSYGEIGSDNVSIYAIDPELNLNSEYILGTNQGRVPGYSITKGVNSNIFWETTKTTDIGVEFGALNNRLNFTLDYYIKNSEDVLVSLQLPLYTGFSNAVPFNTASIKNKGFEFLTSYNDQWGDFKFNASANFSVLSNEVTALGDATPIIGGSFTSNTINSTKTDVGQPISSFFGYVTDGIYQTDAEAQAANDSNNPQAGDIKFKDLDGDGDIDDMDRKYLGNPNPDFVYGINLSGEYKNFDLNLFFNGVTGNKILNGSKYRGYFDTEANYFKDALNAWTPTNTNTSIPRNTQTDPGFNRRMSDFYLEDGAYFRLRNIQLGYSMPNDVLEKIKVSKIRFYVSATNLFTITDYTGYYPEVGRNNRGNSVQIFNSGVDEGTYPTPRTFQFGIQASF, encoded by the coding sequence ATGAAAAATGATCAATCTAAGTTATTAAAGAAAAGTGGTAGTTTATGGCTGCTTTTCATGGTGCTTTCCATATCGTCGATGTATGCGCAACAGGTGGTTACTGGGGTCGTTCTTGATGAGAACGGTTTAGGAATACCAGGTGCAAATGTAATAATACGTGGTACATCAAATGGATCTTCAACAGATTTTGACGGAAATTTTAGTCTAACTGCCACAAGCGAGGACGTTTTAGTATTTTCCTTTTTAGGTTATGTTACCAAGGAAATAACTGTAGGAAATCAAACAAACATGCAGGTAAATTTAGAGTCTGATGTTCAAAGTTTAGATGCCGTAGTTATTGTTGGATATGGTACACAAAAGAAATCAGATTTAACAGGTTCTGTAGGTGTAGTAGATGGAGATGATATTGATAAATATACTTATAATGATGCATCACAAGCATTACAAGGTCGTATGGCTGGGGTAAATGTACAATCTACTGGAGGTGCACCTGGTTCTGGTTCTATAGTAACTATTCGTGGTTCAGGTACATTATCAGATGCAGGTCCATTATATGTTATTGATGGAATGTTAACAGGTAGTATGAGTTCTATTAATCCTGCAGATATTGAAACTATATCTGTTTTAAAAGATGCTTCTGCTAGTGCAATTTATGGATCACGAGCAGCTAATGGGGTTGTAATTATTACTACTAAAAAAGGAAAAAAAGGTAGCTTAGGTATAGATACAGATTATAGCTATGGTGTACAAAAAGTAATTAACACATTAGATTGGGCCTCTGCCAGTGAGTATGCTGAAATTGTAAATAGAGCTAGAGATAATGATGGGAATCCAAGGTTTCCGGCAAACGATACAGAGTTTAATCCAAATTATACTAGTGATATTCAAAACGAATCTTTGCGTGTAGCTCCAGTTACAAACGCAAACGTTCGTTTTTATGGTGGTGGAGAAAACTCTGCGTTTAATCTTTCACTAAATCATTATGATCAAGAAGGAGTAGTTAAAGAGTCTGGTTTTGAGCGAACAACGATTCGTTCTAACGCAACATTAACCAAAGGGAAGTTTCGATTAGAAAATACCATTGGATTAACCAGAACTGTAAATAATCCGAACAATTATTTTAATAAAGAAAGAGATTTAATTCCAACGATAAGAACAAGAGATGATGATGGGAATTTTAGTGGTTCTGATATTCCTTCAGGTCCAGGTTCACCATCTTTTAGCGGATACTATGGTGTGGGTAGCGCTATTAACTCTTTAGGTTTAGCTGCTATCGAGGATAGAACTGTAACCAGAAATACCGTATTGGGAAATATTGGAGCAACTTTTGAAATTATTGATGGTTTATCCTATAAATTAAATTTAGGTTTAGAATATTATGCTGATAATAATTATAGATTTACTCCAGAATATGAGTTCAACCCTGCATCTCTTGGAAACTCACCATATGGAGAACTTAACGAGACAAACACCAATTTCTTATCTACATTAATAGAAAACACATTAAACTATAAAAAAGTTTTTAATAAACATAGTTTAGATGTGCTTTTAGGGTATACTGATCAATTAAGCAATTCAAGATCATTAGGAGCTGTGGCAAGGAATTTCCCATCGAATGATATACATGTAGCATCTGCAGCTCAAGATAGAGTACAGATGCCTTCACAGGATTTAACCAAAGGAATTCAATCCTATTTTGGAAGATTAAGCTATACTTTTGATAGCAGATATTTGTTAACTGCAACTATTCGTAGAGATGGTTCATCGTTGTTTAAAGAAGATTTACGTTGGGGAACTTTTCCATCTATCGCTTTAGGATGGAATGTTAGCAATGAAAAATTTATGGAAGATGTAGATCTTATTTCTAATTTAAAACTCCGTGTTAGTTATGGTGAAATTGGTTCTGATAACGTTTCTATCTATGCTATTGATCCTGAGTTAAATTTGAATAGTGAATATATCTTAGGAACTAATCAAGGTAGAGTGCCTGGTTATTCTATAACCAAAGGTGTTAATAGTAATATTTTTTGGGAAACTACAAAAACCACAGATATAGGTGTTGAATTTGGAGCACTAAATAACCGCTTAAACTTTACTTTAGATTATTATATTAAAAATTCAGAAGATGTTTTAGTTAGTTTACAATTACCATTATATACCGGTTTTTCAAATGCAGTACCTTTTAATACCGCGAGTATTAAAAACAAAGGTTTTGAATTCTTAACAAGTTATAATGATCAATGGGGTGATTTTAAATTTAATGCTTCTGCAAACTTCTCTGTTTTAAGTAATGAAGTGACAGCATTAGGCGATGCCACACCAATTATTGGTGGTTCATTTACTTCAAACACAATTAATAGTACCAAAACAGATGTTGGGCAACCTATATCGTCATTCTTCGGTTATGTTACGGATGGAATTTACCAAACGGATGCTGAAGCTCAAGCTGCTAATGATTCTAATAATCCACAAGCAGGAGATATCAAGTTTAAAGACTTAGACGGTGATGGTGATATTGATGATATGGATAGAAAATATTTAGGTAATCCAAACCCAGACTTTGTTTACGGAATTAATTTATCTGGAGAATATAAGAATTTTGATTTAAACTTATTCTTTAACGGGGTAACAGGGAATAAAATTTTAAACGGCTCAAAATATAGAGGTTATTTTGATACTGAAGCAAACTATTTTAAGGATGCTTTAAACGCTTGGACACCTACAAACACAAATACAAGTATTCCAAGAAATACACAAACAGACCCTGGATTTAACAGAAGAATGTCTGACTTTTATTTAGAAGATGGAGCTTATTTTAGATTACGTAATATTCAGTTAGGTTATTCTATGCCAAATGATGTTTTAGAAAAAATTAAAGTCAGTAAGATTCGTTTTTACGTATCTGCAACCAACTTATTTACCATTACAGATTATACTGGTTATTATCCAGAAGTTGGAAGAAATAATAGAGGAAATAGTGTACAAATTTTTAATTCAGGTGTCGATGAAGGTACATATCCAACACCAAGAACTTTTCAATTTGGTATTCAAGCTTCGTTTTAA
- a CDS encoding BfmA/BtgA family mobilization protein yields the protein MDSFIGVRFKKETAKRFQEFSRTHFKSHTEAMSSMLDFFFYNEISPKETFGPTGRTIEASLKKRINAVIAIMRDMEKTQTKPTVAMMELLFQNEDLTQNPSHSSMNFKEEKKEVRFKEKLNLNNEL from the coding sequence ATGGACTCATTTATTGGTGTTAGATTCAAAAAGGAAACAGCTAAACGTTTTCAAGAATTTTCAAGAACGCATTTCAAATCGCACACAGAGGCGATGTCTTCTATGCTTGATTTTTTCTTCTATAATGAAATCTCTCCAAAAGAAACATTTGGACCTACAGGGCGTACCATTGAAGCTTCTCTGAAGAAACGTATTAATGCGGTAATCGCCATTATGCGTGATATGGAAAAGACACAAACCAAACCTACAGTTGCGATGATGGAGTTGCTATTTCAAAACGAGGATCTTACTCAGAATCCATCGCATTCAAGTATGAATTTTAAAGAAGAAAAGAAGGAAGTACGCTTTAAAGAAAAGCTTAATCTAAACAATGAACTCTAA
- a CDS encoding DUF6876 family protein — protein sequence MSTKVNILEEGLQQFHGSMECFKIPLINTRYTEGIQYLAEHGQCHWLITDASIIGKQLMKKSYFITIDFKRLSGADQKQKGYEAEIIYTDGNDTVLDMQTYRVTDFPLQKIRLYFIDNMLMLPVEY from the coding sequence ATGAGCACTAAAGTTAACATATTAGAAGAAGGATTACAACAATTTCACGGATCGATGGAATGTTTTAAAATCCCATTGATTAATACCCGGTATACAGAAGGTATTCAATATTTAGCCGAACATGGGCAATGTCATTGGTTAATCACAGACGCATCAATTATAGGAAAACAATTGATGAAAAAATCCTATTTTATAACCATCGATTTTAAACGTTTATCTGGAGCCGATCAAAAGCAAAAAGGGTATGAAGCAGAAATTATTTACACAGATGGAAATGATACTGTTTTAGATATGCAGACCTATCGCGTTACAGATTTTCCACTTCAAAAAATACGGTTATATTTTATAGATAACATGTTAATGTTGCCTGTAGAATATTAA
- a CDS encoding single-stranded DNA-binding protein: protein MSSIKNHVQLIGNIGQEPTITILENGKKVARFSLATNEHFKNAKGEKQTETNWHSIVAWGSTAEIIEKFTSKGKEVGVTGKLKTRSYTSKDEQTHYITEVVANDILLLGSKPDKA, encoded by the coding sequence ATGAGTAGTATCAAAAATCACGTACAGTTAATTGGAAACATTGGACAAGAACCAACAATCACCATTCTTGAAAACGGTAAAAAAGTAGCCCGATTTTCATTAGCCACGAATGAGCATTTTAAAAATGCTAAAGGCGAAAAGCAAACTGAAACTAATTGGCATTCTATAGTTGCTTGGGGAAGTACAGCCGAAATTATTGAAAAATTCACTTCTAAAGGTAAGGAAGTTGGTGTAACTGGAAAGCTTAAAACTAGAAGTTATACGTCTAAAGACGAGCAAACGCATTACATCACAGAGGTAGTTGCAAATGACATTTTATTATTGGGTTCTAAGCCTGATAAAGCCTAA
- a CDS encoding purine-cytosine permease family protein translates to MSEYSQEQDAIEQIAGGEFERTPVPQSKLKSWKSFIGMYAGEHAAGTEFMIGPLFLTAGVSAFDLIIGLLIGNILAVLSWRFLTAEIAVKNRLTLYFQLEKICGKKLVTGYNLANGILFCFLAGSMITVSATAVGIPFDMPMPKLTDTMPNGLTWIVIVILIGAVISIIAARGYDTVTKAANWMSPVIVVAFIACGIVALNQLGVSSFSDFWNIWGEGSEPFPGQIKFTFWHVVIWSWFANGAMHIGMSDLSVFRFAKEAKAGWATAAGMYVGHYMAWIAAALLYAVYLKSPEAQAFLSNGEAPPVAPGPLANNAIGILGIIAVVLAGWTTANPTIYRAGLAFQAILPKLSTAKVTILAGTVATVAGLFPAFAMKLLGFVALYGFILAPFGAVIVFEHFFHKRAGIVKNYAEVAQLSFNKSVFFAWAISFGVFYFISLQFDVFLSFVTLPAWLLCGVLFLVFSKMYQKKI, encoded by the coding sequence ATGTCAGAATATAGTCAAGAACAAGATGCTATAGAACAAATAGCAGGAGGGGAATTTGAAAGAACTCCAGTACCACAATCTAAACTTAAAAGTTGGAAAAGTTTTATTGGTATGTATGCTGGAGAACATGCGGCAGGAACTGAGTTTATGATAGGTCCCTTATTTCTAACAGCAGGAGTGAGTGCCTTCGATTTAATAATAGGCTTGCTTATAGGTAATATTTTGGCTGTTTTAAGTTGGCGTTTCTTAACAGCAGAAATAGCTGTAAAAAATAGATTGACTTTATATTTTCAATTAGAGAAAATTTGTGGTAAAAAATTAGTCACAGGTTATAATTTGGCTAATGGTATTTTATTTTGTTTTTTGGCAGGATCAATGATAACGGTTTCTGCTACAGCAGTTGGTATACCTTTCGATATGCCTATGCCAAAATTAACAGATACCATGCCTAATGGTTTAACTTGGATTGTAATTGTTATACTAATAGGTGCTGTTATTTCAATAATAGCGGCTCGAGGTTACGATACAGTTACTAAAGCAGCCAATTGGATGTCTCCAGTAATTGTAGTTGCATTTATAGCTTGTGGAATTGTTGCGCTTAATCAATTAGGTGTTAGTAGTTTTTCAGACTTCTGGAATATTTGGGGAGAAGGTTCTGAGCCATTCCCTGGACAAATAAAATTTACATTTTGGCATGTAGTTATTTGGTCATGGTTCGCTAATGGGGCGATGCACATTGGTATGTCTGATTTGTCTGTATTTAGATTCGCAAAAGAAGCTAAAGCGGGATGGGCAACTGCAGCAGGGATGTACGTTGGACATTATATGGCTTGGATTGCTGCAGCCTTGTTATACGCCGTTTATTTAAAATCGCCAGAAGCTCAGGCCTTTTTAAGTAACGGAGAAGCTCCTCCTGTAGCACCAGGACCTTTAGCAAACAATGCTATTGGAATCCTAGGAATTATTGCAGTTGTTTTAGCGGGATGGACTACAGCTAACCCTACCATATACCGAGCAGGATTAGCATTTCAAGCTATTTTACCAAAATTGTCTACAGCTAAAGTAACAATATTAGCAGGAACAGTAGCAACCGTAGCAGGATTGTTTCCGGCCTTTGCCATGAAATTATTAGGTTTTGTAGCGCTCTACGGATTTATTTTAGCACCATTTGGAGCGGTAATCGTCTTTGAACATTTCTTCCATAAACGAGCAGGAATTGTAAAAAATTATGCAGAAGTAGCTCAACTTTCTTTTAATAAATCTGTGTTTTTTGCATGGGCTATAAGCTTTGGCGTGTTTTACTTTATATCGCTTCAATTTGATGTATTCTTGTCTTTTGTAACTTTACCTGCGTGGTTGTTATGTGGTGTGTTATTTTTAGTCTTTAGTAAAATGTATCAGAAGAAGATTTAA